In Helicobacter mastomyrinus, a single genomic region encodes these proteins:
- the flgB gene encoding flagellar basal body rod protein FlgB: MAIADISKVYPVVYKALDYRSIRQDMIASNIANVDTPFYRPKDVNFEQYLARENKKIFGSGERSYKLELAKTSKEHLDSRRIKPDSATMFWRDGHLAKNDGNSVDLDVETSEMGKNSTMYQALTSALKRHKGIFSYAIDSGRNI, translated from the coding sequence ATGGCTATTGCAGATATTTCAAAGGTTTATCCTGTTGTCTATAAAGCACTTGATTATCGTTCAATCCGTCAGGATATGATTGCTTCAAATATTGCAAATGTCGATACGCCTTTTTATCGTCCTAAAGATGTGAATTTCGAGCAGTATTTGGCTAGAGAGAATAAAAAAATCTTTGGCAGTGGCGAGAGAAGCTATAAGCTTGAACTAGCTAAAACCTCAAAAGAGCATCTTGATAGCAGACGTATAAAGCCAGATAGCGCTACAATGTTTTGGCGTGATGGGCATTTAGCAAAAAATGATGGCAATAGTGTGGATTTAGATGTGGAAACAAGTGAAATGGGTAAAAATAGCACGATGTATCAAGCCCTTACAAGTGCATTAAAACGGCATAAAGGTATATTTAGTTATGCCATAGATTCAGGTAGAAATATCTAA
- the flgC gene encoding flagellar basal body rod protein FlgC codes for MFLSSFDISGYGLSAQRVRVNVISSNIANANTTRTDEGGPYRRREVLFQAFDFNKVLNEKLGKNNHQLKYEDPLHEGDLGKEPKPAIMSVYIRKIVRDDREPLMKYDPSHPDANAEGYVAYPNVNPVVEMADLIEATRAYQANVAAFQSAKNMASNAITMFQA; via the coding sequence ATGTTTTTATCAAGCTTTGATATTAGTGGTTATGGACTTTCAGCCCAAAGGGTGCGTGTTAATGTCATTTCATCAAATATTGCCAATGCTAATACCACGCGCACAGATGAGGGTGGTCCTTATCGCAGGAGAGAAGTGTTGTTTCAAGCATTTGATTTTAATAAAGTTTTAAATGAAAAATTGGGAAAAAATAACCACCAACTTAAATATGAAGATCCATTGCACGAGGGTGATTTGGGAAAAGAACCAAAACCTGCTATAATGAGCGTTTATATCCGTAAAATCGTGCGCGATGATAGGGAGCCATTAATGAAATATGACCCAAGCCACCCAGATGCAAACGCTGAAGGTTATGTCGCTTATCCTAATGTTAATCCCGTTGTCGAAATGGCCGATTTAATAGAAGCAACTCGAGCATATCAAGCAAATGTCGCTGCATTTCAAAGTGCAAAGAATATGGCGAGTAATGCAATTACAATGTTCCAAGCATAG
- the fliE gene encoding flagellar hook-basal body complex protein FliE has product MANQFGVITNDIQHIGVEKKNIESAKSKQDGLDFINTLKNSIQDVNAEQQTSEKALADMASGQVKDLHQAAIAINRAENSMKVMLEVRNKALNAYKEIQRTQI; this is encoded by the coding sequence ATGGCTAATCAATTCGGTGTGATTACAAATGATATTCAACACATTGGGGTAGAAAAGAAGAATATTGAGAGCGCAAAAAGTAAGCAAGATGGGCTTGATTTTATCAATACATTGAAAAATTCTATACAAGATGTGAATGCAGAGCAGCAAACTTCAGAAAAAGCACTTGCGGATATGGCAAGCGGACAAGTTAAAGATTTGCATCAAGCAGCGATTGCGATTAATCGTGCTGAAAATAGTATGAAGGTTATGCTTGAGGTAAGAAATAAAGCCCTTAACGCCTACAAAGAAATTCAAAGAACCCAAATCTAA
- a CDS encoding penicillin-binding protein 2: protein MAYYAKKTGVVISVFFLIVLCFIVFLSIVYVKMVTPRKLPTINATRSNTSIRGSLYTSDGFEVAYSNKLYKASVNTQSIDPDKKELFITLFSIYSGIPQNEIRKKLSQNGYVVLSYTLNSTVATNLKNLNLILIRYDVFREYEDKRGRIIQKMGLSIEVSGNNRIYAYQNILEPLIGYTRKTEHHNITRVDGVKGVEKYYNDILSAKQDGRITGKRDIGFNIIANKAAAIQTRQDGFDVTLSIPLSLQRKIELELDEAKKRYKVREIIAGIMDSKTGKFLALATSNRFDPKHIQQKDYPHLNLNAIEYSYEPGSTIKPIIYAILLQKGMVNPSDVIELDNGYYKLKSYTIRDTHPLKSGSVEDIIVRSSNIGMVKISKDLKPNEYHTALHAFGFGELSGIDLPYEKTGLVPSPKTFQNEVYRASVSYGYGMRATFMQLMRSYAIFSNGGYLITPRISEYVTAPSGEKYVPKRFEPIAILSPQTTAQVHHALIQVVKRVIKIAQVDGVITGGKTGTARIALNGRYDSKYNGSFFGFAQDDNNAYTIGVVAFESDIKDDYYGSRTAAPIFRRIVEILLDDGYLKPMQPQAEAQQAEQE from the coding sequence GTGGCATATTATGCAAAAAAGACAGGGGTTGTTATCTCTGTCTTTTTCCTCATTGTTTTATGTTTCATCGTTTTTCTTAGTATTGTCTATGTCAAAATGGTAACCCCCCGCAAACTCCCTACTATTAATGCTACAAGAAGCAATACTTCTATACGTGGCAGTCTCTATACAAGCGATGGCTTTGAGGTCGCATATAGCAATAAGCTCTACAAAGCAAGTGTGAATACCCAAAGCATTGATCCAGATAAAAAAGAGCTTTTTATCACGCTTTTTTCCATATATAGCGGTATTCCTCAAAATGAAATACGCAAAAAACTTAGTCAAAATGGTTATGTGGTGCTTTCTTATACGCTTAATTCCACTGTGGCAACTAATCTTAAGAATCTCAATCTTATTCTTATCCGTTATGATGTGTTTCGCGAGTATGAAGATAAGAGGGGGAGGATTATCCAAAAAATGGGGCTTAGCATCGAGGTAAGTGGAAACAATAGAATCTACGCTTATCAAAATATCCTTGAGCCACTCATTGGCTACACACGCAAAACAGAACACCACAATATCACACGTGTTGATGGCGTTAAGGGCGTAGAAAAATATTATAACGATATACTTTCTGCCAAACAAGATGGACGCATTACAGGCAAGCGCGACATAGGTTTTAATATCATTGCCAATAAAGCAGCAGCTATACAAACTCGCCAAGATGGATTTGATGTAACGCTCAGCATTCCTCTAAGCTTACAGCGAAAAATTGAACTTGAACTCGATGAGGCAAAGAAACGTTATAAAGTGCGTGAAATCATTGCGGGCATTATGGATTCTAAAACGGGCAAGTTTCTGGCATTGGCTACTTCAAATCGTTTTGACCCAAAGCATATTCAGCAAAAGGATTATCCGCATTTGAATCTTAATGCGATTGAATACTCCTATGAGCCGGGCAGCACGATTAAGCCTATTATCTATGCGATTTTATTGCAAAAAGGTATGGTAAATCCTAGTGATGTAATCGAGCTTGATAATGGCTACTACAAGCTTAAAAGCTACACGATACGCGATACCCACCCGCTTAAAAGTGGAAGTGTGGAGGATATTATCGTGCGCTCCAGCAATATTGGTATGGTGAAAATTTCTAAAGATTTAAAGCCTAATGAATACCACACTGCCCTCCATGCCTTTGGCTTTGGGGAGCTTAGCGGGATTGATTTACCCTATGAAAAAACAGGCTTAGTCCCCAGCCCTAAAACCTTTCAAAATGAAGTATATCGCGCAAGTGTGAGCTATGGTTATGGTATGAGGGCGACTTTTATGCAGCTTATGCGCTCATATGCGATTTTTAGCAATGGCGGCTATCTCATCACGCCTCGCATAAGTGAATATGTAACTGCCCCTAGTGGCGAAAAATATGTCCCTAAACGTTTTGAGCCTATTGCTATTCTCTCACCGCAAACCACTGCTCAAGTGCATCACGCACTTATTCAAGTCGTTAAAAGAGTGATTAAAATCGCACAAGTAGATGGCGTTATCACAGGGGGAAAAACAGGCACAGCACGAATTGCCCTCAATGGCAGATATGATAGCAAGTATAATGGCTCATTCTTTGGATTCGCACAAGATGATAATAATGCCTACACAATAGGCGTTGTGGCTTTTGAATCCGATATAAAAGATGACTATTATGGCTCACGCACAGCTGCACCTATCTTTAGACGCATTGTAGAAATTTTGCTCGATGATGGCTACCTTAAGCCTATGCAGCCTCAAGCTGAAGCCCAACAAGCAGAGCAAGAATGA
- a CDS encoding Sua5/YciO/YrdC/YwlC family protein translates to MKPMPSQVQSAYIPFISPFIANDSAPNLVYLAQCDTTAGLLSANAEILNRLKGRPKGQNVLLQVDSLQTLKTLTRIPAIHKNRIRKARLSTFIYPNKKAIRLVNKGLHTQFFTSFKILYSTSANPTGEPFNQQWAEAKCDVIVFDRRSLRQGEASKIYKINRCAIQRRR, encoded by the coding sequence ATGAAGCCTATGCCATCACAGGTACAAAGTGCTTACATTCCCTTTATCTCGCCCTTCATTGCCAATGATTCTGCCCCCAATCTTGTCTATCTTGCGCAATGCGATACGACTGCGGGGTTATTAAGCGCGAATGCGGAGATTCTAAATCGTCTCAAAGGGCGACCTAAAGGGCAAAATGTGCTTTTGCAAGTAGATTCTTTACAAACATTAAAAACCCTCACAAGAATCCCCGCCATACATAAAAATCGCATTCGCAAGGCTAGGCTTTCTACTTTTATATATCCTAACAAAAAGGCTATAAGGCTTGTTAATAAAGGACTTCATACGCAGTTTTTTACTTCCTTTAAAATACTTTATTCTACTTCGGCAAATCCAACAGGAGAGCCTTTTAATCAGCAATGGGCGGAGGCAAAATGCGATGTGATTGTGTTTGATAGAAGAAGTTTAAGACAAGGTGAGGCATCAAAAATTTACAAAATTAATCGTTGCGCAATCCAAAGGAGGCGATAA
- a CDS encoding RNA-binding S4 domain-containing protein, translating to MRIDKFLSSVNILKRRSIAQDMCENGVVSINDVIAKSSKEVRVGDIIKLHYLEYTKTYQVLALPQTKSTPKSQSSAYFKEM from the coding sequence ATGCGTATTGATAAATTTCTTAGCAGTGTGAATATTCTCAAGCGGCGCAGTATCGCGCAAGATATGTGTGAAAATGGTGTGGTAAGTATAAATGATGTAATCGCCAAATCAAGCAAGGAAGTGCGCGTGGGCGATATTATCAAACTCCATTATTTAGAATATACCAAAACCTACCAAGTTCTTGCCCTCCCGCAGACAAAAAGCACTCCCAAATCCCAAAGTAGTGCATATTTTAAGGAAATGTGA
- a CDS encoding MerR family transcriptional regulator, which translates to MAYTIIEVEKLTGVPSRKLRFWCDKGLFPFIEKDKNGVRYFSQKDLEWVAWIDCYRTIGMSIAHLKEYIHLCSLGTETLEQRLEIIKTQKTTTIKEIKNLKKILSKLEYKIYYYNELIAAKKDSANPLSKDYRNIKDFKAKCTKIMPMASNKQ; encoded by the coding sequence ATGGCTTATACGATCATAGAGGTAGAAAAACTCACCGGTGTGCCATCGCGCAAATTACGATTTTGGTGCGATAAGGGTCTTTTTCCATTTATTGAAAAAGACAAGAACGGAGTGCGATATTTTAGTCAAAAAGATTTAGAATGGGTAGCGTGGATAGACTGCTATCGCACGATTGGTATGAGTATCGCTCATCTTAAAGAATATATTCATCTTTGTTCCTTAGGCACAGAAACACTAGAGCAAAGACTAGAGATTATCAAAACCCAAAAGACAACTACAATCAAAGAAATCAAAAATCTTAAAAAGATTCTCTCAAAGCTTGAATACAAAATTTATTACTACAATGAACTCATTGCCGCTAAAAAAGATAGCGCTAATCCGCTAAGCAAAGACTATCGAAACATCAAAGATTTTAAAGCAAAATGCACAAAAATTATGCCTATGGCTTCAAATAAGCAATGA
- a CDS encoding RDD family protein: MATHKRWRKLKSTPKPTAYSAWVDMKTFSLKNQLRLMYASERIKAFITDMFMINMPLLYLTTYVFLDGKEDFTHNQIAILTCGICYGIITSLFFTLSTQTPGYRYMNLKLVCYLKTQDSHTLSQQNDNKADSIQENLTKVSFIRAFIRYVLWVIGTSFLFGILVGIFRTDGRCLHDLLCRTQIIPTKQT, translated from the coding sequence ATGGCGACACACAAACGCTGGCGTAAGCTCAAATCTACCCCAAAGCCCACTGCTTATAGTGCGTGGGTGGATATGAAAACCTTTAGCCTCAAAAATCAACTGCGGCTAATGTATGCAAGTGAACGTATAAAGGCATTTATCACGGATATGTTTATGATTAATATGCCTTTATTGTATCTTACTACTTATGTATTTTTAGATGGTAAGGAGGATTTCACACATAATCAAATAGCCATACTTACCTGTGGTATATGCTATGGTATCATCACTTCACTTTTCTTTACTCTTAGCACACAAACGCCCGGTTATCGCTATATGAATCTTAAGCTTGTGTGTTATCTTAAAACACAAGATTCTCATACTTTATCACAGCAAAATGACAATAAAGCAGATTCTATACAAGAAAATCTTACAAAAGTAAGCTTTATAAGGGCATTTATCCGCTATGTGCTATGGGTGATTGGCACAAGCTTTCTTTTTGGCATACTTGTTGGAATCTTCCGCACAGATGGGAGATGTCTGCACGATCTGCTATGCCGCACGCAAATCATTCCTACAAAACAAACATAA
- the pyrE gene encoding orotate phosphoribosyltransferase: MLDVKQYYVNANALLKGHFLLSSGNHSDHYLQSARVLENPLVAEQLAKALATQIKESGIAIDCVCSPAIGGILAGYELARALGVRFIFTERVEGQMQLRRGFGVTQSERVLVCEDIITTGGSALESAQCVEFEGAKVVAYAGLANRGFCKRVGSSLERKKEARLPSDVPLFALADFVFNMYEPHNCPLCKEGAQKAIKPGSRGN; encoded by the coding sequence ATGCTTGATGTTAAACAATATTATGTGAATGCCAACGCCCTGCTTAAAGGGCATTTTCTCTTAAGCAGTGGTAATCACTCCGACCATTACCTGCAATCCGCGCGTGTGCTTGAAAATCCCCTTGTAGCAGAGCAATTAGCCAAAGCCCTTGCTACGCAAATCAAAGAATCCGGGATTGCAATAGATTGTGTATGTTCTCCTGCTATTGGGGGGATTCTTGCTGGATATGAACTCGCTAGGGCTTTGGGTGTGAGATTTATCTTTACTGAGCGTGTAGAGGGGCAAATGCAGCTAAGGAGAGGCTTTGGAGTAACACAAAGTGAAAGGGTGCTAGTATGTGAGGATATTATCACCACCGGAGGTTCTGCTTTAGAATCTGCCCAGTGCGTAGAATTTGAAGGGGCGAAAGTAGTGGCTTATGCAGGATTGGCTAATCGTGGATTCTGCAAACGTGTAGGCTCAAGTTTAGAACGTAAAAAAGAGGCGAGACTTCCTTCAGATGTGCCACTCTTTGCCCTAGCGGATTTTGTGTTTAATATGTATGAGCCACACAACTGCCCATTATGCAAAGAGGGTGCACAAAAGGCGATTAAGCCCGGTAGTAGGGGGAATTAG
- a CDS encoding DUF2147 domain-containing protein, with product MRIIKLLLFCGLCVAFSAELEGYYMTHKGEKGQQSIVEFFKKDGKYYAYGFANVDGSPPKKDVNNENPALRNRFDKGSIFVYNLVRDGSSDTYKNGKVYNFDAGKTYYAKITLKGDTLELRGSIDKSGVMGETKIWKKLSDEEVKPYLSQKPDFSVVENSLKDIQS from the coding sequence ATGAGGATTATAAAACTATTATTATTTTGTGGCTTATGTGTAGCCTTTAGCGCGGAGCTAGAGGGATATTATATGACGCATAAAGGTGAAAAGGGACAGCAATCTATTGTTGAGTTTTTTAAAAAAGATGGCAAATACTATGCCTATGGCTTTGCCAATGTCGATGGTAGCCCACCTAAAAAAGATGTGAACAATGAGAATCCAGCCCTAAGAAACCGCTTTGATAAGGGCAGTATATTTGTATATAATCTCGTGCGTGATGGCTCAAGTGATACATATAAAAATGGCAAGGTGTATAACTTTGATGCGGGGAAAACATACTATGCTAAAATCACACTTAAAGGTGATACGTTAGAGTTACGTGGGAGCATTGATAAATCAGGTGTTATGGGAGAGACAAAAATATGGAAAAAATTAAGCGATGAGGAGGTAAAGCCCTATCTCTCGCAAAAGCCTGATTTTTCTGTCGTGGAAAATAGCCTTAAGGATATTCAATCCTAA
- a CDS encoding ATP-dependent helicase, producing MAAPSPSALQQALLALNPAQQEAAKHIDGALLILAGAGSGKTKTITTRLAYLVDEVGIPPHSTLTLTFTNKAAEEMRERALSLLDTTLNAPPLLCTFHKFGLIFLRFHITTLERAANFVVLDSADKRSILKSLCNTLPPAICDTYISTMKNSFLSPEEASTFAHSAEDKKLQRVYDEYERYLAGKNLLDFDDLLYLTYKILDKRQDIAQQMSQKYQYVMVDEYQDTNELQCKILKSLCVSHQNLCVVGDDDQSIYGWRGADVRNILRFPQMFDEVKVIKLEENYRSYEPILEIANNLISRNTERLGKNLKSIRGAGEAVRLVESEDENSEAMFLAKDIERLLALGVNLSEIAILFRLNALSRGVEEGLNRAQIRYRIIGAMRFYERVEVKALLSYLRLIVNLDDDFSFLNIINNPKRGIGKVRQTHLENLAISKGLSCIATLIAYPKECLEILGKAPYSALMDLVGKLQQWQKCGSFENVITEMEEYLIFTFSKFDEVDREGNIAEFYGKCRDYAICNPNSHIEDFLNDLALASPSDEVVGDAVSCMSIHTAKGLEFKYVYVIGLEDGFFPMQRDEESLQEERRLGYVAFTRAKDVLTLCYAKSRFYKGKREWLKPSYFLKESGMLGNTLLRQKDITSTQSEFHKGMKVSHKLFGVGVIESIQAQGAQYRLKINFGGLQREIISSFVQPLEE from the coding sequence ATGGCTGCTCCTTCGCCCTCTGCGCTACAACAAGCCCTTTTAGCGCTCAACCCCGCACAGCAAGAAGCAGCAAAGCATATCGATGGTGCATTGCTCATTCTTGCAGGGGCAGGGAGTGGGAAGACAAAGACGATTACAACGCGTTTAGCCTATCTAGTCGATGAAGTGGGAATCCCCCCGCATAGCACACTTACCCTTACTTTTACCAATAAAGCCGCAGAGGAGATGAGAGAGAGGGCGCTCTCACTTTTAGATACTACCCTTAATGCGCCGCCGCTTTTATGCACGTTTCATAAATTTGGCTTAATCTTTTTACGATTCCATATCACCACACTTGAGCGGGCGGCAAATTTTGTCGTGCTCGATTCAGCAGATAAGCGCTCCATACTCAAATCGCTTTGCAATACGTTACCTCCTGCTATTTGCGATACGTATATTTCCACGATGAAAAATAGCTTTCTTTCCCCAGAGGAGGCAAGTACCTTTGCTCATAGTGCGGAGGATAAGAAGCTTCAAAGAGTGTATGATGAGTATGAGCGGTATTTGGCAGGAAAAAATCTGCTTGATTTTGATGATTTGCTCTATCTTACTTATAAGATTTTAGACAAAAGACAGGATATTGCCCAGCAGATGAGCCAAAAGTATCAATATGTTATGGTTGATGAGTATCAAGATACCAATGAATTGCAATGCAAAATTCTAAAAAGCCTTTGTGTGAGCCATCAGAATCTCTGTGTTGTGGGCGATGATGACCAAAGTATTTATGGGTGGCGTGGGGCAGATGTGCGTAATATTTTGCGATTTCCGCAAATGTTTGATGAAGTCAAGGTGATTAAGCTAGAAGAGAACTACCGCTCATATGAGCCAATCCTTGAGATTGCTAATAACCTCATATCGCGCAATACTGAGCGTTTGGGTAAGAATCTAAAGAGTATAAGAGGGGCAGGAGAGGCTGTGCGCCTCGTAGAGAGTGAGGATGAGAATAGCGAGGCGATGTTTTTAGCTAAAGATATAGAGAGGCTTTTAGCACTAGGGGTAAATTTGAGTGAGATAGCTATTTTGTTTCGCTTGAATGCCCTCTCACGTGGAGTAGAGGAGGGCTTAAATCGTGCTCAAATCCGATATAGAATCATTGGGGCTATGCGTTTTTACGAACGTGTAGAGGTTAAGGCACTATTAAGCTATTTGCGTTTGATTGTAAATCTTGATGATGATTTTTCATTTTTAAATATTATTAATAACCCCAAACGTGGCATTGGTAAGGTGAGGCAAACGCATTTAGAGAATCTTGCCATCTCTAAAGGGCTTTCCTGCATTGCTACATTGATAGCCTATCCTAAGGAGTGTTTGGAGATTCTAGGCAAAGCCCCTTATAGCGCACTTATGGATTTAGTAGGCAAATTACAGCAATGGCAGAAATGTGGAAGTTTTGAAAATGTGATTACAGAAATGGAGGAATATCTCATTTTTACATTCAGCAAGTTTGATGAGGTCGATAGAGAGGGAAATATAGCGGAATTTTATGGCAAATGCCGCGATTATGCTATTTGCAATCCTAATAGCCATATTGAAGATTTTTTAAATGATTTAGCCCTTGCTAGTCCTAGTGATGAGGTTGTAGGCGATGCTGTGAGCTGTATGAGCATACATACCGCAAAGGGTTTGGAATTTAAATATGTCTATGTGATTGGCTTAGAAGATGGATTTTTCCCAATGCAAAGAGACGAGGAGAGTTTGCAAGAGGAGCGGAGGCTAGGCTATGTAGCTTTCACACGGGCAAAAGATGTGCTAACACTCTGCTATGCAAAAAGCAGATTCTATAAGGGTAAAAGAGAGTGGCTTAAGCCCTCATATTTTTTGAAAGAAAGCGGAATGCTTGGAAACACACTCTTGAGGCAAAAGGACATTACATCGACACAAAGTGAGTTCCATAAAGGTATGAAAGTCTCTCATAAACTCTTTGGCGTAGGTGTGATAGAATCTATTCAAGCACAGGGAGCGCAATATAGGCTAAAAATCAATTTTGGCGGATTGCAGCGGGAAATTATCAGTTCATTTGTGCAGCCCTTAGAGGAATAA
- the flgA gene encoding flagellar basal body P-ring formation chaperone FlgA, which translates to MARLYKIFVVLCLCVYALNGVDNVTIPDSKLHLKKAYQVNKSDIYSTDMFPMMDRRFKVATLPPDKFTLTLKSVDIKLIFARYGYEIISFESDYVEFQYVTDMRENNVKEFIEKMYIQHYGNRIHIENLLVRPLNNVPSDYELIQYELPESALKKHNGTLAMKYRTPPNAQMKKLTFIYMIKGTLDVFKSTQNIPVSEIISTSNTRIESVPFERLGTEYMSANELNNSSAKSYIRVNTIITKDKIKPRVIVKKGDKIHVVGYENGISMEVVLEARQNAVYNDIINAKNPSSGKILRVRVTDEGRGELL; encoded by the coding sequence ATGGCAAGATTATATAAAATATTCGTAGTTTTATGCTTATGTGTCTATGCACTCAATGGTGTAGATAATGTAACAATTCCTGATTCTAAACTGCATTTGAAAAAAGCCTATCAGGTAAATAAAAGCGATATATATTCCACAGATATGTTTCCTATGATGGATAGGAGGTTTAAGGTCGCCACTTTGCCACCGGATAAATTCACCCTCACGCTTAAAAGTGTGGATATAAAGCTCATTTTCGCGCGATATGGCTATGAGATTATCTCTTTTGAAAGCGATTATGTGGAGTTTCAATACGTCACTGATATGCGCGAGAATAATGTTAAAGAATTTATAGAAAAAATGTATATCCAGCATTATGGTAATAGGATTCATATTGAGAATCTACTTGTGCGTCCTCTAAATAATGTGCCTAGTGATTATGAGCTAATCCAATATGAATTGCCAGAATCTGCATTAAAAAAGCATAATGGCACTTTAGCGATGAAGTACCGCACACCGCCTAATGCACAGATGAAAAAACTTACCTTTATTTATATGATTAAAGGCACACTTGATGTATTTAAAAGCACACAGAATATCCCTGTGAGTGAGATTATAAGCACAAGCAATACACGGATAGAATCTGTGCCTTTTGAACGATTGGGCACAGAATATATGAGCGCAAATGAGCTTAATAATAGCAGTGCAAAGAGCTATATCCGGGTGAATACTATCATTACAAAAGATAAGATTAAGCCACGTGTGATTGTGAAAAAGGGCGATAAAATCCACGTGGTAGGCTATGAGAATGGTATAAGTATGGAAGTGGTGCTAGAGGCACGACAAAATGCTGTGTATAATGACATTATTAACGCAAAAAATCCTAGCAGTGGGAAGATTTTACGCGTGAGGGTTACTGATGAGGGCAGGGGTGAATTATTGTAA
- a CDS encoding UbiX family flavin prenyltransferase, whose translation MSEIKKLVVAIGGASGVHLGLRLIEYIPHSIELFVVMSEGAKDVANSELDMDIEVCLDALRQKNHFRIYDEDELDSGIASGSFGINAMAIVPTSMNLLAKIANGLCDDLISRCASVMLKERRTLLLAPREMPLSPIALEQMSKLSTLGVIIAPPSVGYYAKPKDLESMERFFVGKWLDALKIPNEIYMRWKC comes from the coding sequence ATGAGTGAGATAAAAAAGCTTGTGGTCGCCATAGGTGGTGCAAGTGGAGTGCATTTAGGCTTAAGATTGATTGAATATATCCCTCATTCCATAGAGCTATTTGTAGTGATGAGCGAGGGTGCTAAAGATGTGGCAAATAGTGAGCTTGATATGGATATAGAAGTATGCCTTGATGCCTTAAGGCAAAAGAACCATTTTAGAATCTATGATGAAGATGAGCTAGATAGTGGCATTGCTTCTGGGAGCTTTGGTATCAACGCAATGGCAATCGTGCCTACAAGTATGAATCTGTTAGCAAAAATTGCTAATGGGCTATGCGATGATTTGATTTCGCGCTGTGCGAGTGTGATGTTAAAGGAGCGGCGGACTTTGCTTCTAGCTCCGCGTGAAATGCCTCTAAGCCCCATTGCCTTAGAGCAAATGAGTAAGCTATCTACGCTTGGTGTGATTATCGCACCTCCTAGTGTGGGATATTATGCTAAGCCTAAGGATTTAGAATCTATGGAGCGATTTTTTGTCGGTAAGTGGCTTGATGCGCTAAAGATTCCAAATGAGATTTATATGCGTTGGAAATGTTAA
- the coaD gene encoding pantetheine-phosphate adenylyltransferase: protein MRKLAIYPGTFDPVTNGHLDIIKRSIEIFDNVIVAVAASSAKNPLFSLNERIAILKKSTQNLSNVCVEGFSNLLAEFAKQKGARVIIRGLRAVSDFEYELQMGYANASLSDELETIYFMPTLQNAFISSSVVRSIITHNGRFAHLVPHNVADVILSLYTQKAK from the coding sequence ATGAGAAAGCTAGCTATTTATCCGGGGACTTTTGATCCCGTAACCAATGGGCATTTAGATATTATTAAACGTTCCATTGAAATCTTTGATAATGTCATTGTCGCCGTAGCTGCCTCATCGGCTAAGAATCCGCTCTTTTCACTTAATGAACGCATAGCCATTCTTAAAAAAAGCACACAGAATCTTTCTAATGTATGTGTGGAGGGCTTTAGTAATCTTCTTGCAGAGTTTGCAAAGCAAAAGGGCGCGAGAGTTATCATAAGAGGGCTACGCGCGGTAAGTGATTTTGAATATGAATTGCAAATGGGCTATGCCAATGCCTCGCTCAGTGATGAGCTAGAAACCATTTATTTTATGCCTACGTTACAAAATGCGTTTATTAGCTCCTCTGTCGTGCGCTCAATCATCACGCATAATGGGAGGTTTGCGCATCTTGTGCCACATAATGTAGCAGATGTAATCCTCTCACTTTACACACAAAAGGCTAAGTAA